One window of the Desulfonatronovibrio magnus genome contains the following:
- a CDS encoding class I SAM-dependent methyltransferase — protein sequence MTELNARFWEVFFEVYENLPRQGPGNRTCAAQALEFCRELRKSPAVLDLGCGVGAQTFHLSELLPGSIEAVDNHAPFIAILQSAAADRDLSHRIRARVADMANLEYQPGSFDLIWSEGALYSIGLRNALGICYGLLRPGGYLSFTDAIWRKENPPSSVKDSFDIDYPTMGSLADDLAVIQDTGFKLIDHFTLPDAAWWDDFYTPMETLIKELRDKYANDGEVSAILHQLAAEPEMHRRYSDYYAYEFFVARRPLASVDD from the coding sequence ATGACTGAACTCAATGCGCGCTTCTGGGAAGTTTTTTTCGAAGTTTACGAGAACCTGCCGCGTCAGGGTCCGGGAAACCGAACCTGTGCCGCCCAGGCGTTAGAGTTTTGCCGTGAGCTGCGAAAATCACCAGCGGTACTCGATTTGGGATGTGGTGTCGGAGCGCAAACTTTCCATCTCTCAGAATTATTGCCAGGCTCGATAGAGGCTGTCGATAACCATGCCCCATTTATCGCAATTCTTCAATCCGCTGCTGCTGATCGGGATTTATCTCACCGGATAAGGGCGCGGGTTGCGGACATGGCTAATCTGGAATACCAGCCGGGCAGCTTCGATCTCATTTGGTCGGAAGGTGCGCTTTACAGTATCGGTCTCCGTAACGCCCTTGGTATTTGCTATGGGTTGTTGCGTCCTGGTGGCTACCTTTCTTTTACCGACGCAATCTGGCGCAAGGAGAACCCGCCTTCTTCAGTCAAAGACAGTTTCGACATTGATTATCCGACCATGGGGTCACTGGCTGATGATTTGGCGGTGATACAAGACACTGGATTTAAACTCATCGATCATTTTACTTTGCCTGATGCAGCGTGGTGGGATGATTTTTACACGCCCATGGAGACTCTTATCAAAGAGTTGCGAGACAAATATGCCAACGATGGAGAAGTCTCGGCCATACTCCATCAGCTTGCAGCGGAGCCTGAAATGCATCGTCGTTATTCAGATTATTATGCCTACGAGTTTTTCGTGGCACGCCGCCCTCTTGCATCTGTTGATGATTAA
- a CDS encoding class I SAM-dependent methyltransferase, with amino-acid sequence MKDTNRLYTDLAWLWPMWGDAAAEYAHYCRHVTGIIRRFARRPAVTLLDIGCGGGKNVLNLKQEFNVTGIDLSSTMLEQAKQLNPECTFVQGDMRTCRLGRVFDAVLMDDAISYMSCMTDFEAAFCTAYAHLKPGGILVATPDVTTETFQQNRTTTTPVTRDGLDVVFVENVYDPDPTDEHYETTILYLIRDHGRLRIETDHWTMGLFALNTWRQVLRETGFEVHEGRYDLGEDEYTVFACVKTG; translated from the coding sequence ATGAAAGACACTAACCGTTTATACACAGACCTGGCCTGGTTGTGGCCGATGTGGGGCGATGCCGCCGCTGAGTACGCGCACTACTGCCGTCACGTTACAGGCATAATACGCCGATTCGCCAGGCGTCCCGCAGTCACCTTGCTGGATATTGGATGTGGGGGCGGAAAGAACGTCCTTAATCTTAAACAGGAATTCAATGTCACCGGTATCGATCTCAGTTCCACCATGCTTGAACAGGCGAAACAGCTCAATCCTGAGTGTACGTTCGTCCAGGGCGATATGCGGACGTGCAGACTGGGGCGGGTTTTTGACGCAGTGCTGATGGACGATGCGATATCATACATGAGTTGCATGACTGACTTCGAGGCAGCGTTTTGCACCGCTTATGCCCACCTTAAGCCTGGTGGCATTCTGGTCGCTACTCCGGACGTGACAACCGAAACATTCCAGCAGAACAGGACCACCACAACTCCGGTCACGCGAGACGGACTGGATGTTGTCTTCGTCGAGAACGTTTATGACCCTGACCCCACGGATGAGCATTACGAAACAACCATTCTGTATCTTATTCGCGACCACGGACGCCTTCGGATTGAGACGGATCACTGGACCATGGGGTTATTCGCTCTAAACACTTGGAGACAAGTACTGCGCGAAACAGGTTTCGAGGTGCATGAGGGACGGTATGATCTGGGAGAGGATGAATACACTGTGTTCGCGTGCGTCAAGACAGGGTGA
- a CDS encoding arylesterase, with translation MITILALGDSLTAGYGLTPEDSFASRLEKRLQKDGWKIKVINGGVSGDTTHDGLMRLQSLLRHKPDLVIVQFGANDLFVGLMPGEVKTNLEKIIDACNDHGAKVVLAGIECLVDHSDAYSTEVHQAFKQVALSRQVQFIEDFMPGIPGNADLTLPDGLHPNRAGVDKMVENISPLLDSELNLMRAVPSTQLSVI, from the coding sequence ATGATCACAATTTTAGCCCTTGGAGACAGCCTTACTGCCGGATATGGACTTACTCCGGAAGATTCATTTGCATCCAGACTGGAAAAACGTCTGCAAAAAGATGGTTGGAAGATTAAGGTGATCAATGGAGGGGTTTCAGGAGATACAACCCATGATGGGCTTATGCGACTGCAATCCCTGCTCAGACACAAACCGGACCTGGTGATTGTTCAGTTTGGAGCCAACGACTTATTTGTCGGGTTAATGCCAGGTGAGGTCAAGACCAATCTGGAAAAAATCATTGATGCCTGCAATGATCATGGTGCAAAAGTTGTTCTGGCAGGAATTGAGTGTCTTGTAGATCATAGTGATGCCTACAGCACAGAAGTTCATCAGGCATTTAAGCAGGTTGCACTCTCGCGTCAGGTCCAGTTTATTGAGGATTTTATGCCAGGTATACCAGGAAATGCTGACCTGACACTTCCTGACGGCCTCCATCCCAACCGAGCTGGGGTGGACAAAATGGTTGAAAACATTTCACCACTTCTTGATTCTGAACTTAATCTAATGCGGGCTGTGCCCTCAACGCAGCTATCTGTTATCTGA
- a CDS encoding CopG family transcriptional regulator: protein MKSVKTAISIEKPLFEQINSLADEMNMSRSRIFSLAAKEFIQRHKNKDLLDAINSAYDDVTDEKEASLKTAMRSRHSNMVQDQW from the coding sequence ATGAAAAGTGTTAAAACCGCAATATCAATCGAAAAACCATTATTTGAGCAGATCAACAGCTTGGCTGATGAAATGAACATGTCTCGAAGTCGTATTTTTTCGCTGGCGGCAAAAGAGTTTATTCAACGTCATAAAAACAAAGATCTGCTGGATGCTATCAACTCCGCATATGACGATGTCACAGACGAAAAAGAAGCATCTCTTAAAACAGCGATGCGTTCCAGACATAGCAACATGGTTCAAGATCAATGGTAA
- a CDS encoding solute carrier family 23 protein, whose translation MKKADSQGSPLTHPNLMYGVNDRPSVWTLAVLGVEHGALLISSLMAAVFFAQALGADAAMTRSLVTVGLLAGGLASILQATSKWGLGSGYFCLHTSSFIYFQASITAAQTGGLALVCGMTATAGFMQVMMSRVFGRLRVLFPPEVAGLVVAMVGLALAPYAVKSLFGLGREETLMELKEVLVGMGTLATIVGLTVWGKNGFKLYSILIGIVFGYVSAYALGILPQEMRNQLGELPLVDLPQIVHPGLAFDPAFILPFFIAALCSSLKLTGDVITCQKINDMGWKRVDMHSVQRGINAEGLGTAAAGLLGGTGLAASSSNIGMSFASGATSRYIGYATGIFFIALAFLPQPAFVLSHMPVPVIGSIIIYAASFMIVTGWSIVMTRMIDSRKTFVVGISLIMGMSVLVTPEIYAPLPDHFKPIFGSSIALTAISGVLLNLLFRIGVGNRAELVLSGVSASGQKIHDFFVDMGGKWGARPGVIRKAGTAAAELHESLIGQELSQGQVRLEAYFDEFKIQVDMDYTGKAIILDHRRPSPEELLTDDTALARLSGFLISQYADQVHLESTENKHKVRMVFDH comes from the coding sequence ATGAAAAAAGCGGATTCTCAAGGTTCACCCCTGACTCATCCGAATCTGATGTACGGTGTTAATGATCGCCCTTCAGTCTGGACCCTTGCTGTTCTCGGTGTGGAGCACGGTGCTCTGCTTATTTCCAGTCTGATGGCAGCAGTATTTTTTGCTCAGGCCCTTGGAGCTGATGCTGCCATGACCAGATCTCTGGTAACTGTGGGACTGCTTGCAGGAGGACTGGCAAGCATACTTCAGGCAACCAGCAAATGGGGACTCGGCTCAGGCTATTTTTGTTTGCACACCAGTTCCTTTATCTACTTTCAAGCTTCTATCACCGCTGCCCAAACCGGGGGGCTGGCTCTTGTATGCGGCATGACTGCTACAGCTGGATTCATGCAGGTTATGATGTCTCGCGTCTTTGGCAGGCTGCGTGTGCTTTTCCCACCCGAAGTTGCAGGACTGGTGGTAGCTATGGTGGGACTGGCTCTTGCCCCGTACGCAGTCAAATCTCTTTTTGGTCTGGGACGTGAGGAGACGCTGATGGAGTTAAAGGAAGTACTTGTGGGCATGGGTACTCTGGCGACAATAGTGGGGTTGACTGTATGGGGGAAGAATGGCTTTAAATTGTACTCCATCCTCATAGGCATTGTCTTTGGCTATGTTTCTGCTTATGCATTGGGAATTCTGCCTCAAGAGATGCGCAATCAGCTGGGAGAACTGCCACTTGTGGATCTGCCCCAGATAGTGCATCCGGGTTTGGCCTTTGATCCGGCATTTATACTGCCGTTTTTTATTGCCGCTCTATGTTCGTCTCTGAAACTGACAGGCGACGTGATTACATGTCAGAAAATTAATGATATGGGCTGGAAGCGGGTGGACATGCATTCTGTTCAGCGCGGGATTAATGCCGAGGGTTTGGGTACTGCAGCAGCCGGACTACTGGGAGGCACCGGGCTGGCCGCTTCATCCTCCAACATTGGAATGTCTTTTGCTTCCGGGGCCACCAGTCGCTACATCGGATATGCTACGGGTATTTTTTTCATAGCCCTGGCTTTTTTGCCTCAGCCGGCATTTGTTTTGAGCCATATGCCAGTTCCGGTAATCGGGTCCATCATCATTTACGCTGCCAGCTTCATGATTGTCACTGGCTGGTCCATAGTCATGACCAGAATGATTGATTCACGTAAAACTTTTGTGGTGGGTATTTCTTTGATCATGGGCATGAGCGTGCTGGTAACTCCAGAGATTTATGCCCCTTTGCCAGATCATTTTAAACCAATATTTGGATCGTCCATCGCCCTGACAGCCATAAGCGGGGTGCTGCTGAACCTGCTCTTTCGCATTGGAGTCGGCAACAGGGCTGAATTGGTCTTAAGTGGTGTCAGTGCTTCCGGGCAAAAAATTCATGACTTTTTTGTGGACATGGGTGGTAAATGGGGAGCTCGGCCCGGGGTCATCCGCAAAGCAGGAACTGCGGCCGCTGAACTGCATGAGTCCCTGATCGGCCAGGAATTGTCTCAGGGTCAGGTCCGCCTGGAAGCGTATTTTGACGAATTCAAAATCCAGGTTGATATGGATTACACTGGTAAAGCAATCATTCTTGACCACAGGCGACCCAGTCCAGAGGAACTTTTGACAGATGACACAGCACTGGCCAGGCTCTCAGGTTTTTTGATCAGTCAATATGCAGATCAGGTACATCTGGAAAGCACAGAAAACAAGCACAAGGTGCGGATGGTATTTGATCACTGA
- a CDS encoding methyl-accepting chemotaxis protein: MRISIFWKLLIMVGITVLLLGTAVFFTTKHFVSQGFDQESIKTIENFQSAMKYEIRDLEQYLLENARRSAQDHQLASAVYSSSSRVLSNIADELMQASYIDLVIFSNFEGDVLYRGHSEFKDDNISSRISFQKAIQDQPVAGIEAGRETGLSLRAAYPVKIFERIVGVITLGTDFSSNTFVDAINEKLGVEATIFDGDTRLSTSIRSNGQRAVGTKMQNEAVLDKVIRNSKTFLDRNQILNIWYDTAYWPIKNLQGETVGMYFLGTDRETIESAQQAILSSIMWVSLLIGTVMIGAGAIFSKSIASPITSATSYAQSVAQGNLNENLTIKNNDEIGLLAQALNKMVENLKAKIKEAQDGAREALKESEKATKATIEANQAREMAENAKTEGMNHAASQLENIVFTISKASNDLSDQVRQSNQGSEEQRNRTIETATAMEQMNATVIEVARNASNAAKGADQAQQEAGNGEHIVKKSIEAIKEVQDMSASVKDSLAQLGNRAEHIGGIMNVIDDIADQTNLLALNAAIEAARAGDAGRGFAVVADEVRKLAEKTMTATKEVGEAINSIQNGTEENIKGMDNAVLAVEKATELAHSSGEALGKIVRLIEEAADQVRSIAIATEEQSAASEEVGKSIDDIKNIAIQSAEVMEQSKQSINDLTSQTQELELLIKELKST; this comes from the coding sequence ATGCGCATTTCAATTTTCTGGAAACTGTTAATAATGGTAGGAATAACTGTATTGCTTCTTGGCACAGCAGTTTTTTTCACTACTAAACATTTTGTGTCTCAAGGATTTGATCAAGAGTCAATTAAGACCATTGAAAACTTTCAATCAGCAATGAAGTACGAGATTAGAGATCTTGAACAGTATTTGCTGGAAAATGCAAGACGATCAGCCCAGGATCATCAGCTGGCTTCAGCTGTTTACTCCAGTAGCAGCCGAGTTTTATCCAACATTGCTGATGAACTGATGCAGGCCAGTTACATTGATCTGGTTATTTTTTCCAACTTTGAAGGTGATGTCCTTTATAGAGGCCATTCAGAGTTTAAAGATGACAATATTTCTTCCAGAATTTCTTTTCAAAAAGCAATTCAGGATCAACCTGTTGCCGGTATAGAAGCAGGCAGGGAAACTGGTCTTTCTCTAAGAGCTGCCTATCCTGTCAAGATTTTTGAACGAATAGTAGGAGTGATTACTCTGGGAACGGATTTCAGTTCCAATACTTTTGTAGATGCCATTAATGAAAAACTGGGGGTGGAGGCCACAATTTTTGATGGGGATACAAGACTTTCAACTAGCATTCGCAGTAACGGGCAGCGCGCTGTTGGAACAAAAATGCAGAATGAAGCAGTGCTGGACAAAGTCATTAGAAACTCAAAAACTTTTCTGGATCGGAATCAGATACTCAATATCTGGTATGATACAGCATACTGGCCCATAAAAAACCTGCAGGGAGAAACAGTGGGCATGTATTTTCTCGGTACTGACAGGGAAACCATTGAAAGCGCTCAACAGGCTATACTATCATCAATAATGTGGGTCAGCCTGCTGATAGGAACTGTAATGATTGGCGCCGGAGCAATATTTTCCAAAAGTATCGCCAGTCCTATAACCTCAGCTACCAGCTATGCCCAGTCAGTGGCACAGGGAAACCTTAATGAGAATCTGACCATTAAGAACAATGATGAAATTGGTTTGCTGGCACAAGCTCTAAATAAGATGGTAGAAAATCTCAAGGCCAAAATTAAAGAAGCCCAAGATGGAGCACGCGAGGCCCTTAAGGAATCAGAAAAAGCCACCAAAGCTACAATAGAGGCCAATCAGGCCAGAGAAATGGCAGAAAATGCCAAGACAGAAGGAATGAATCATGCCGCTTCACAATTGGAAAACATAGTTTTTACCATCAGCAAAGCTTCTAATGATCTTTCAGATCAGGTGAGACAGTCCAATCAAGGCTCAGAAGAACAACGAAATCGCACAATTGAAACAGCAACAGCTATGGAACAGATGAACGCCACGGTAATTGAAGTGGCCAGAAATGCTTCCAATGCTGCAAAAGGAGCAGATCAGGCCCAGCAGGAAGCAGGCAATGGAGAACATATCGTTAAAAAATCCATTGAAGCAATTAAAGAAGTTCAAGATATGTCTGCCTCTGTCAAGGATAGTCTGGCTCAACTTGGCAATCGCGCCGAACATATTGGCGGAATAATGAATGTTATCGATGATATTGCCGACCAGACAAACCTTTTAGCTCTAAACGCTGCTATTGAAGCTGCCCGGGCAGGTGATGCCGGCAGAGGATTTGCTGTTGTTGCTGACGAAGTGCGCAAGCTCGCGGAAAAAACCATGACCGCCACCAAGGAAGTTGGAGAAGCCATTAATTCAATTCAAAACGGCACTGAGGAAAATATTAAGGGCATGGACAATGCTGTGCTGGCTGTTGAAAAAGCTACCGAACTTGCTCACAGTTCCGGAGAAGCGCTGGGTAAGATTGTACGCCTCATTGAAGAGGCGGCAGATCAGGTTAGATCCATAGCCATTGCCACGGAAGAACAGTCTGCAGCCAGCGAGGAGGTTGGCAAAAGTATTGACGATATCAAAAATATTGCCATACAGAGTGCCGAAGTTATGGAACAGTCAAAACAATCCATCAATGATCTTACGTCTCAAACTCAGGAACTGGAATTACTTATTAAGGAATTGAAATCAACTTAA
- a CDS encoding PAS domain-containing sensor histidine kinase, translating into MPSYFKKNVHCDSANFPDIHDILLDAPIGVFISTPEGKYLTANPALARMYGYDSPGEMIKSITDIAAQVYACSKDRESFINLLEAQGQVANHECRMHRRDGTWIWVSMNARAVRDQGGNIVAYQGFVSDITDRKKAESVTQERLKELNCLYGISKLIEQEENADKILQGVVNLMPNGWQHSEVAGARVIVEEKEYLTANFRETDWRQSADLQVHGKIVGMIEVCYFEERPIMDEGPFLKEERQLLNAIAERLGKIIERKQADLVLSNSQKMMVRAEELTESGSWKWDIINDTWLLSDNCKRIHGITDNKLTTPQLLLIAYPEDRPAIEKAFVQAIEDDKPCDIEYRIVRQDTGDIRHVHARGLIETDDKGKPAAMFGAVQDITVFKQAHKLIIESEARFRSLFENSPISYQSLNEEGRYIDVNDRICQLLGYERFEILGKNFGELWSQQTRHKYPETFEEFKYRGCVKGDIELLHKNGQSIFVLLEGRTQRDTEGKFIRTHCILYDITERKKAEHKIKSINEQLQKVNAEKDKLFTIIAHDLKSPMAGVYGTSQILAEEPDSLSLEEISHISAEIQKISKKALDLLNDLMQWARMSQGGMDFSPEKCSLYELARSSLYTACDVAEKKNITVKCLIPEDIIVMADQPMINTVIRNVIFNAVKFTNCGGNISITASQPGPDVQVCISDNGIGMSEAILSNAFSINKCKRRVGTDGEKGTGLGLVLCKEFVEKHGGRIWLESEPGKGTKVYFTLPGKSGER; encoded by the coding sequence ATGCCCAGTTATTTCAAGAAAAATGTTCATTGCGACTCAGCTAACTTTCCTGATATTCATGACATCCTGTTGGATGCGCCTATCGGTGTCTTCATATCTACGCCGGAAGGGAAATATCTTACCGCCAACCCAGCATTGGCCAGGATGTACGGCTATGATTCACCTGGAGAAATGATCAAATCCATCACGGATATTGCCGCGCAGGTGTATGCCTGTTCCAAGGACCGGGAGTCGTTCATTAATCTGCTGGAAGCACAAGGCCAGGTGGCCAACCACGAATGCCGCATGCACCGAAGGGATGGGACCTGGATTTGGGTATCCATGAATGCCCGGGCTGTAAGGGATCAGGGCGGTAATATTGTGGCCTATCAAGGGTTCGTCTCGGATATTACTGATAGAAAAAAGGCCGAATCAGTCACCCAAGAGCGTCTCAAAGAATTGAACTGCCTCTACGGCATCAGCAAATTGATTGAGCAAGAAGAGAATGCGGATAAGATACTACAGGGGGTAGTAAATCTTATGCCGAATGGCTGGCAACATTCTGAGGTCGCTGGCGCGCGTGTCATTGTTGAAGAAAAAGAATATCTGACAGCAAATTTTCGAGAAACTGACTGGCGGCAGTCTGCAGACCTGCAGGTGCACGGAAAGATTGTCGGCATGATTGAAGTGTGCTATTTTGAGGAACGTCCCATCATGGACGAAGGGCCATTCCTCAAGGAGGAAAGGCAACTGCTCAATGCCATTGCCGAACGTCTGGGAAAGATCATCGAGCGCAAGCAGGCTGATTTGGTTTTGTCTAATAGCCAGAAAATGATGGTTCGAGCAGAGGAATTGACTGAATCGGGAAGCTGGAAATGGGATATCATAAACGATACCTGGCTGCTGTCGGACAATTGTAAAAGAATTCATGGAATCACGGATAACAAGCTAACCACTCCTCAACTCCTCCTGATCGCGTATCCTGAAGACAGGCCTGCCATCGAAAAAGCTTTTGTTCAGGCTATAGAAGATGATAAGCCCTGTGACATTGAATATCGTATTGTCCGACAGGATACAGGTGACATCAGGCATGTCCATGCCAGGGGACTAATTGAGACGGATGATAAAGGAAAACCTGCAGCCATGTTTGGTGCTGTTCAGGATATAACCGTGTTTAAACAGGCCCATAAGTTAATAATTGAAAGTGAAGCACGATTCAGATCTCTTTTTGAAAATTCTCCTATTTCCTATCAGTCTCTGAATGAAGAAGGTCGCTACATCGATGTAAATGACAGGATCTGTCAACTGTTAGGTTATGAGCGTTTTGAAATTCTTGGAAAAAACTTCGGTGAGTTATGGTCGCAACAGACCAGGCACAAGTATCCTGAAACATTTGAAGAATTCAAATATAGAGGTTGTGTTAAGGGAGATATTGAGCTTCTTCATAAAAACGGCCAGTCCATATTCGTATTGCTCGAGGGCAGAACTCAACGCGATACTGAAGGAAAATTTATTAGAACTCACTGTATTCTGTATGATATAACAGAAAGGAAAAAAGCAGAACACAAAATTAAATCCATCAATGAACAGCTCCAGAAGGTTAACGCTGAAAAGGACAAGCTCTTCACCATAATTGCTCATGATCTCAAATCGCCCATGGCTGGTGTGTACGGCACCTCGCAAATTCTCGCGGAAGAACCAGACTCTTTATCTTTGGAAGAAATCAGCCATATATCGGCTGAAATACAAAAGATTTCAAAAAAAGCATTAGATTTGTTGAATGATCTGATGCAGTGGGCACGTATGAGTCAGGGGGGCATGGATTTCAGTCCTGAAAAATGCAGCCTTTATGAACTGGCCAGATCAAGTCTGTATACAGCCTGTGATGTGGCTGAAAAAAAGAATATTACAGTCAAGTGTTTAATCCCTGAGGATATCATAGTGATGGCAGACCAGCCCATGATCAATACTGTTATCCGCAATGTGATCTTCAACGCGGTCAAGTTTACAAATTGTGGCGGTAATATCTCCATTACCGCCAGCCAGCCAGGACCTGATGTTCAAGTTTGCATCAGTGACAACGGCATTGGTATGAGTGAGGCTATTCTGTCTAATGCCTTTTCTATTAATAAATGCAAGAGAAGGGTTGGCACAGACGGTGAAAAAGGAACCGGCCTGGGACTTGTCCTGTGCAAGGAATTTGTGGAAAAGCATGGCGGCAGAATCTGGTTGGAAAGTGAGCCGGGCAAAGGGACAAAGGTGTATTTTACTTTACCGGGCAAGTCAGGTGAAAGGTGA
- a CDS encoding response regulator: protein MILFCPSDQANYQNLIKHKEQAEVANQAKSEFLANMSHALRTPLNGIIGMMQLLSATGLNQDQEELINLGNISAKRLTQLLSDILDLSSIEAGKMIIREKEFDCILMDIQMPVMTRVEATRAIRELITIGAKKDIPIIAVTAHTQPGDRENFLEAGMDDYIGKPVSIEDFHRAFSKFFGDKKV from the coding sequence GTGATACTGTTTTGTCCTTCTGACCAGGCAAATTATCAAAATTTAATCAAGCATAAGGAACAAGCAGAAGTCGCCAACCAGGCCAAGTCCGAATTCCTGGCCAATATGAGTCATGCACTCCGTACTCCGCTGAACGGAATAATTGGTATGATGCAGCTGCTGTCAGCAACAGGACTGAACCAGGATCAGGAGGAACTGATCAACCTGGGTAACATTTCAGCGAAAAGACTTACCCAGCTGTTATCGGACATTCTGGACCTTTCCAGTATTGAAGCTGGAAAAATGATCATTCGGGAAAAGGAATTCGACTGCATCCTTATGGACATTCAAATGCCGGTCATGACCAGGGTTGAAGCAACCCGGGCAATCAGGGAGTTAATTACCATAGGCGCAAAGAAAGATATTCCTATCATTGCAGTTACCGCCCATACCCAGCCCGGCGACAGGGAAAATTTTCTGGAGGCCGGAATGGATGATTACATAGGGAAGCCCGTCAGCATTGAGGACTTTCATAGGGCGTTCAGCAAGTTCTTTGGAGACA
- a CDS encoding DUF4870 family protein, translated as MGFEFPDQHNDIIAANKRVTTLIYALYAASIIFGVTIFIAIVMNYIKRSDVQGTFLESHFTWQIRTFWYSLMWSIIATVTAIIGVGFIIFIALFFWFIYRVAKGWLKLNENLPVEIR; from the coding sequence ATGGGTTTTGAGTTTCCAGACCAGCATAATGACATAATAGCAGCAAATAAACGAGTCACTACCCTGATTTACGCCCTGTATGCAGCTTCAATCATTTTTGGTGTTACGATCTTTATTGCCATAGTGATGAACTATATCAAGCGTTCTGATGTTCAGGGAACTTTTTTAGAAAGCCATTTCACCTGGCAAATTAGAACATTCTGGTATTCTCTCATGTGGAGTATTATTGCTACTGTAACAGCTATTATCGGCGTTGGATTTATTATATTCATTGCTTTGTTCTTCTGGTTTATCTACAGAGTTGCCAAAGGCTGGCTCAAATTGAACGAAAATTTACCTGTTGAAATCAGATAA
- a CDS encoding type II toxin-antitoxin system PemK/MazF family toxin, which yields MVINQGDIFWIDLTEPSGSEPGYRHPHVIIQNNLFNRSRINTVIVCPLTSNLKRAAAPGNVLLKKGEANLPKKSVVNISQIFTVNKSDLSEKIGSLKFGRFQEVLQGIKLITEPREVDGKE from the coding sequence ATGGTAATTAATCAAGGCGACATATTCTGGATAGATCTTACGGAGCCTTCCGGATCCGAGCCAGGATACCGGCATCCTCATGTCATTATTCAAAATAATCTTTTCAATCGCAGCCGTATCAATACAGTTATTGTTTGTCCTTTAACATCCAATCTTAAAAGGGCAGCTGCGCCGGGGAATGTCTTGCTGAAAAAGGGCGAAGCAAATTTACCCAAAAAAAGTGTGGTCAATATTTCTCAAATATTCACAGTAAACAAAAGTGATCTATCAGAAAAAATCGGATCCTTAAAGTTCGGACGGTTTCAAGAAGTTCTTCAAGGTATAAAGCTGATTACCGAGCCAAGAGAAGTAGATGGTAAGGAATAA
- a CDS encoding flavodoxin family protein, whose protein sequence is MILAIHSSPKPGGNLERMVIKTAESTGLEYELIRLAELNMRPCLGCAKCAGKNRCVQQDDLSAVFEKFPRAKGLIMGAVNYNGIMNSIAHIFLERLFVHYHQNSVLRGMPAGVVAVGGEEPEKAAGNIISYLKDIYFFHVTGTALFKSDIPPCFSCGYGAKCPVGMPALHWPKEQFENFTRVRKNMFLRYEDNSDAVLACTRLGQSLLQAVTCQQSRRPKSGAGFYIN, encoded by the coding sequence ATGATTCTGGCAATCCATTCCAGCCCCAAACCTGGGGGGAATCTTGAGAGAATGGTTATCAAGACTGCTGAGAGTACAGGCCTTGAATATGAGCTCATAAGGCTGGCTGAACTGAATATGCGCCCCTGCCTTGGATGCGCCAAATGTGCCGGAAAAAATAGGTGCGTCCAGCAGGACGATCTATCTGCTGTGTTTGAAAAATTTCCCCGGGCCAAAGGTTTGATCATGGGCGCAGTTAATTATAACGGCATTATGAATTCCATAGCCCATATTTTCCTGGAAAGACTTTTTGTCCATTATCATCAGAATTCGGTTCTGCGAGGCATGCCCGCTGGAGTTGTGGCTGTAGGTGGAGAAGAGCCGGAAAAAGCTGCTGGCAATATTATTTCCTATCTGAAAGATATTTATTTCTTCCATGTGACCGGAACCGCCCTTTTCAAATCAGATATCCCGCCCTGTTTTTCCTGCGGATACGGTGCCAAATGCCCGGTGGGCATGCCTGCCCTGCACTGGCCAAAAGAGCAGTTTGAAAATTTTACCAGAGTCAGGAAAAATATGTTTCTTCGTTATGAAGACAATTCCGACGCAGTTTTGGCTTGCACAAGGCTTGGACAGTCCCTGTTACAGGCTGTAACCTGCCAGCAGTCCAGACGACCTAAAAGCGGAGCCGGCTTTTACATAAATTGA